The following coding sequences lie in one Rutidosis leptorrhynchoides isolate AG116_Rl617_1_P2 chromosome 4, CSIRO_AGI_Rlap_v1, whole genome shotgun sequence genomic window:
- the LOC139841972 gene encoding nuatigenin 3-beta-glucosyltransferase-like has product MSPEKNYPSELATNDGNFHVVFLPLLCASHMMPLVCVARLFAARGVRSTIVTSSHTLPMFQDNINFDIARGYPISFHTVNIPPWNGLAQINVVRKPMEQAVRDLVPNCIFSDMFLTWTVDLADELKIPTLMFYPDSMFFHSVLYSLKVHYSSTIAKSEDGTFVVPNLPDKVTMKRPEVPDGVKLNTMFGDLIDAMFRSEKRSYGLVHNSFYEIEPAYADHMKKSVNGPKIWHIGPLFQFFNNNNSDCLTKTFVLEKPYMFTRLPGLSNMHESLYWLDTQKPKSVIYACFGSMTTFPAAQITEIALALEECDQPFVWVVKKKDDNREEIDGLPEGFEERIMKANKGFIITEWAPQVEILQHFAVGRFFTHCGWGSVLEAVVAGVPLVTWPLTADHFENEKLVELLGIGVKVGAEVWNPDFDITSPVIGKQMIVEAIAKLQDGSDMVEIIKRNLKELSMKAKRSVHKGGSSANSLASLIEDIKAFRFTPKA; this is encoded by the coding sequence ATGTCGCCGGAGAAGAATTATCCGTCTGAACTGGCAACCAACGACGGCAACTTTCACGTCGTGTTCCTCCCTTTATTATGTGCCAGCCACATGATGCCTCTAGTCTGCGTTGCAAGACTGTTTGCGGCCCGTGGCGTCCGTTCAACCATCGTTACATCGAGCCATACTCTCCCCATGTTTCAGGACAACATTAACTTCGATATAGCCCGTGGTTACCCGATTTCGTTTCACACCGTTAACATTCCGCCGTGGAATGGGTTAGCTCAAATAAACGTTGTCCGAAAACCAATGGAACAAGCGGTTCGAGATCTTGTTCCAAATTGTATATTTTCGGACATGTTTCTTACATGGACCGTTGACTTGGCAGATGAACTCAAAATCCCTACATTGATGTTTTATCCAGATAGTATGTTTTTTCATTCTGTTTTATATAGTCTGAAAGTGCACTATTCGAGTACTATTGCGAAATCGGAAGATGGGACCTTTGTTGTTCCGAATTTACCCGATAAAGTTACCATGAAACGGCCAGAGGTCCCTGATGGTGTCAAGTTAAACACAATGTTTGGTGATCTGATAGACGCCATGTTCCGATCAGAGAAGCGAAGTTATGGATTGGTTCATAATTCGTTTTATGAGATTGAACCGGCGTATGCTGATCATATGAAGAAGAGTGTTAACGGACCGAAAATTTGGCATATTGGTCCTTTGTTCCAATTTTTCAACAACAATAATAGTGATTGTTTGACGAAGACGTTTGTACTGGAAAAACCTTACATGTTTACCCGTTTACCTGGTCTGTCGAATATGCACGAATCTCTCTATTGGCTTGACACTCAAAAGCCTAAATCGGTTATATACGCGTGTTTTGGAAGTATGACAACGTTTCCGGCAGCTCAAATTACGGAAATCGCGTTGGCGCTAGAAGAATGCGACCAACCGTTTGTTTGGGTGGTTAAAAAGAAAGACGATAATCGAGAAGAAATCGATGGGCTTCCGGAAGGGTTTGAGGAGCGAATTATGAAGGCGAACAAGGGTTTCATCATTACTGAGTGGGCCCCACAAGTTGAAATACTACAACATTTTGCAGTTGGAAGATTCTTTACTCATTGTGGATGGGGATCAGTGCTTGAAGCTGTGGTTGCTGGGGTGCCATTAGTGACGTGGCCATTAACCGCGGATCATTTTGAAAACGAGAAATTGGTTGAGCTTTTGGGAATTGGAGTTAAGGTTGGTGCAGAGGTTTGGAACCCGGATTTCGATATTACCAGCCCAGTGATTGGGAAACAAATGATTGTAGAAGCGATTGCGAAATTACAAGATGGATCAGATATGGTTGAAATCATCAAACGTAATTTAAAAGAGTTAAGTATGAAAGCGAAACGGAGTGTGCATAAAGGTGGGTCGTCTGCTAACAGTTTAGCTTCATTGATAGAAGATATTAAAGCTTTTAGGTTCACTCCTAAGGCGTGA
- the LOC139844116 gene encoding uncharacterized protein, translating into MGDLDPRSSLRCRHCAGPLTKDMETSDWTVGPLIRDSFSMIGSAVGGVSSAFYGFNLVMPVVQRRVKGPMWLHFLIGAPPVIVFSSACAGLAGGAIPALAQLASSSYHAAVSSPSLPTPPPQDGDINKSRTSSTL; encoded by the exons ATGGGTGATTTAGATCCTAGAAGTTCGTTGAGATGTCGGCACTGTGCAGGTCCTCTAACCAAGGATATG GAAACCAGTGATTGGACTGTTGGACCCCTTATTAGAGATAGCTTTTCTATG ATTGGGTCTGCTGTTGGTGGTGTTTCAAGTGCATTCTATGGATTCAATCTAG TTATGCCGGTTGTTCAAAGGCGGGTGAAAGGGCCTATGTGGTTGCATTTTCTGATTGGT GCCCCGCCTGTGATAGTTTTCTCATCAGCGTGTGCAGGATTGGCAG GTGGTGCAATTCCAGCACTTGCTCAACTTGCATCTTCGTCTTATCACGCTGCAGTCTCGTCCCCATCATTACCTACACCTCCACCTCAGGATGGCGACATCAACAAATCCAGAACTTCCTCCACTCTGTAA
- the LOC139844118 gene encoding conserved oligomeric Golgi complex subunit 1 — protein MRVTGQSPPPPKSPSSPSTTLTSKDAESLFRSKPISEIRIIESETRKQIQNKSEDLRQLVGNRYRDLIDSADSIVNMTSSCHSISNNISSIHHGIIHSLTYNSSNNSNSVSSNPARARIYGIACRVKYIVDTPENIWGCLDECMFVDAAARYIRAKLVYDGLSNDSDSKNVLYKFPLLQHQWQIVESFKGQISQRSREKLLLDQTVGLEISAYADALAAVAVIDELNPAQVLKLLLESRRACVSQKLGSCKEVSEDVIMVFCEVLKVIQVSVAHIGELFLQVLSDMPLFYKTVLDSPPVSQLFGGIPNPDEEVRSWKSSREKLESVMVMLDRDFIAKGCLDFLKSCGKEIVNKVNGRYLIDAIESGQQLAAAEKLIRETMEGKDVLAGSLEWLKSVFGSEIEMPWSRTRELVLGNDDDLWDEIFEEAFASRMKAIIHYGFDKMNDIVNVKESILTIDEGPGLNRSPLGGGVWFMETIKKKGSVLTSPRVSSESSDYLSCLNAYFGDEVGRIRNAVDNHCKNVLEDVLSFLESPKASLRLKELAPYLQSKCFESMSAILKELTNELENLYTALGHFKDDSSLSPGIIVERSLFIGRLLFAFQKYSRNIPVILGSPRMWLNESMAANSGRVSPLLRYSSGMYDSFTSENPGKKLLTSPRRQSSLAASALFGVDDSSSPQLGEFRKTTQDLCIKAHNLWITWVSDELSTNLSNRLRNDESLSATTPLRGWEETIVKQDESAEHPSEIKISLPSMPSLYITSYLFQACEEIHRVGGHVLDKPILQNLAARLLEKVIDLYLDFLSNDDASATRVSEKGVLQILLDLRFTADILSGGDIKGNENISKTSKTKSAYRRKQDMQQPKSAMKDRLDGLVNRLTQRLDPIDWLTYEPYLMENEKQTYLRHAVLFGFFVQLHRMYTDTMQKLLTNSESNIMRCSTVPRFKYLPISAPVLSAKGTSKSSISTSIDDVSLRSSWRNYTQDELSRNMDMDDSSSLGVATPFLKSFMQVGSRFGESTLKLGSMLTEGQVGRFGDILPAQAAGLLSQFTAGRSDY, from the exons ATGAGAGTAACCGGCCAATCACCACCGCCACCAAAATCACCATCTTCACCGTCAACCACATTAACATCAAAAGATGCCGAATCACTCTTCCGTTCAAAACCTATATCCGAGATCCGAATCATTGAATCCGAAACCCGAAAACAAATTCAAAACAAATCCGAAGACCTCCGTCAGCTCGTCGGCAATCGTTACCGTGATCTCATTGATTCCGCCGATTCAATAGTCAACATGACGTCATCGTGTCACTCAATTTCAAATAACATTTCTTCAATTCATCACGGTATTATTCATTCTCTTACGTATAATTCATCGAATAATTCTAATTCTGTATCTAGTAATCCTGCTAGGGCTCGTATTTACGGTATTGCGTGTCGTGTTAAGTATATAGTTGATACACCTGAGAACATTTGGGGATGTTTAGATGAATGTATGTTTGTAGATGCTGCTGCTCGCTACATTCGAGCGAAATTAGTTTATGATGGTCTATCGAATGATAGTGATAGTAAAAATGTGTTGTATAAGTTTCCTTTGTTACAACATCAGTGGCAGATTGTTGAGAGTTTTAAAGGACAGATTTCGCAGCGGAGTCGAGAGAAGTTGTTGTTGGATCAGACCGTAGGGCTTGAGATTTCGGCTTATGCCGATGCTCTTGCTGCTGTTGCGGTTATCGATGAGTTAAATCCGGCACAGGTTTTGAAATTGTTGCTCGAGTCAAGACGAGCTTGTGTCTCGCAGAAGTTAGGTAGTTGTAAGGAGGTTAGTGAGGATGTGATTATGGTTTTTTGTGAAGTGTTGAAGGTGATTCAGGTTAGTGTAGCGCATATAGGGGAGTTGTTTTTGCAGGTTTTGAGTGATATGCCGTTGTTTTATAAAACGGTGTTGGATTCACCGCCCGTGTCTCAGTTGTTTGGTGGGATACCAAATCCAGATGAGGAAGTAAGGTCGTGGAAGTCTTCTAGGGAGAAGTTGGAGTCTGTAATGGTAATGCTAGATCGGGATTTCATTGCAAAGGGTTGTTTGGATTTTTTGAAGAGTTGTGGGAAGGAAATTGTTAATAAGGTCAACGGGCGGTACTTAATTGATGCGATTGAGAGTGGGCAACAGCTTGCTGCAGCTGAGAAGTTGATTAGGGAGACAATGGAAGGGAAGGATGTGTTGGCAGGGAGTTTGGAGTGGTTAAAGAGCGTTTTTGGTTCCGAGATTGAAATGCCTTGGAGTAGAACTCGTGAGCTTGTTTTAGGCAATGATGATGATCTTTGGGATGAGATTTTTGAAGAGGCTTTTGCAAGTAGAATGAAAGCGATTATTCATTATGGATTTGATAAGATGAATGATATTGTTAATGTGAAGGAGTCAATTCTTACCATTGATGAGGGTCCCGGTTTGAATAGGTCTCCTTTAGGTGGCGGGGTTTGGTTTATGGAGACAATAAAGAAAAAGGGTAGTGTATTGACTAGCCCTAGAGTATCTTCAGAAAGTAGTGATTACCTGAGCTGTTTAAATGCGTACTTTGGTGATGAAGTTGGTCGAATTAGAAATGCAGTGGACAACCATTGCAAGAATGTACTTGAAGACGTGTTAAGCTTCTTAGAGTCCCCAAAAGCTTCTTTAAGGTTAAAGGAACTAGCACCATATTTACAAAGCAAGTGTTTTGAAAGTATGTCAGCTATACTTAAAGAACTTACAAACGAATTGGAAAACTTGTATACAGCATTGGGACATTTCAAAGATGATTCTTCACTATCTCCGGGTATAATTGTCGAGAGGTCATTATTTATAGGAAGGCtattgtttgcattccaaaagtactcAAGAAATATTCCTGTTATACTTGGGTCACCTCGAATGTGGTTGAATGAATCTATGGCAGCAAATTCAGGTAGAGTGTCACCACTTTTGAGGTATTCAAGTGGAATGTATGATTCTTTTACGTCTGAAAACCCCGGGAAGAAATTGCTGACATCACCTAGAAGACAATCTTCACTTGCTGCTTCTGCATTATTTGGAGTTGATGATAGTTCGAGCCCGCAACTTGGTGAATTTAGAAAAACAACACAGGATCTTTGTATTAAAGCTCATAACTTGTGGATTACTTGGGTTTCGGATGAATTGTCAACTAATCTGTCAAACCGTCTAAGAAATGATGAAAGTTTATCGGCAACCACTCCATTGAGA GGCTGGGAGGAGACTATAGTCAAACAAGACGAATCTGCCGAGCACCCATCAGAAATCAAAATTTCTCTTCCATCCATGCCGTCTTTGTATATCACCTCATATTTATTTCAAGCTTGTGAAGAAATCCACCGAGTCGGGGGTCATGTTCTAGACAAACCAATTCTCCAAAATTTGGCTGCACGATTGTTGGAAAAG GTGATTGATCTTTATTTGGATTTTCTATCTAATGATGATGCTAGTGCAACGCGTGTGTCTGAAAAAGGAGTTCTGCAAATTTTACTGGATCTAAGATTTACTGCTGACATTCTGTCGGGTGGTGATATTAAAGGGAACGAGAACATATCGAAAACATCAAAGACAAAATCGGCTTATAGAAGGAAGCAAGATATGCAACAACCAAAGTCGGCTATGAAAGATCGCCTTGATGGGTTGGTGAATCGTCTAACACAAAGGCTAGACCCAATAGACTGGCTCAC GTATGAGCCATACCTTATGGAGAACGAGAAGCAGACCTACCTGCGGCATGCAGTCTTGTTTGGTTTCTTTGTGCAGCTTCATCGTATGTACACAGACACTATGCAAAAATTACTTACAAATTCAGAATCAAATATAATGAGATGCTCTACCGTTCCTCGTTTTAAATATTTACCCATCAG TGCTCCTGTATTATCTGCAAAGGGGACAAGTAAGTCCTCCATATCAACATCTATCGATGATGTCTCTTTAAGAAGTTCTTGGAGAAATTATACACAAGACGAGCTCTCCCGCAATATGGATATGGACGACAGTTCAAGTTTAGGGGTTGCGACACCTTTCTTGAAATCTTTCATGCAG GTTGGCAGTAGGTTTGGGGAGAGCACGCTGAAACTTGGTTCGATGCTAACGGAAGGACAAGTGGGCAGGTTTGGTGACATTTTACCAGCTCAAGCAGCTGGACTTCTATCCCAATTTACAGCCGGAAGATCAGATTATTAG
- the LOC139844119 gene encoding fatty acyl-CoA reductase 2, chloroplastic-like produces the protein MMGTMSLGSSIFVLQKKSRNLAGNDHTNYPWLFKKKINCVMYCCHSEGDVIKTNGLPPVSNKRSVLVNADPGTALLDTENLVLVPNGNGSVLYNGSQNASVMGVNGNGIGIGIVNVLKGKGFFVTGATGFLGKVFIEKILRTVPDVGKIYLLIKAKDMEAAMERLNNEIINTELFKSLQQAYGKSYQSFMLSKLVPVIGNVCESNLGLDDDTADVIAKDVDIIVNSAANTTFDERYDVALDINTGGPTRLMSFAKKCKKLNLFLQVSTAYVNGQRQGKIMEKPFNVGESIARESLIYGKHMPKLNVEDEIKMVLETKKFLGENEMGQKLKELGLERAKLYGWQDTYVFTKAMGEMMIDKLGGDIPVVIIRPSVIESTYKEPFPGWMEGNRMMDPIVLYYGKGQLSGFLVDPNGVLDVVPADMVVNATLAAMSKHLSGGKTEDNYIYQIASSVVNPLVFKDLASLLYEHFNSSPCLDLKGRPVNVPIMQLYRSMEDFSAHLWKDAVNRIGLNSSGSTSKGKFSLKLENICKKSVEQAQYLANIYEPYTFYGGRFDNSNTQKLMGMMSEEENKTFGFDVGKIDWRDYISNVHIPGLRRHVMKGRGMCT, from the exons ATGATGGGGACAATGTCTCTTGGTTCTTCCATCTTTGTTCTACAAAAAAAGTCTCGAAATTTGGCGGGTAATGATCATACGAATTACCCGTGGTTGTTTAAGAAGAAGATTAACTGTGTGATGTATTGTTGTCATAGTGAAGGAGATGTGATTAAGACTAATGGGTTGCCTCCTGTTTCTAACAAACGATCCGTTTTGGTCAATGCGGATCCTGGAACAGCTCTTTTGGATACCGAAAACTTGGTTTTGGTTCCAAATGGGAATGGGAGTGTTTTATACAATGGGTCACAAAATGCTTCTGTGATGGGTGTGAATGGTAATGGTATTGGAATTGGAATTGTGAATGTGCTCAAAGGAAAAGGGTTTTTTGTTACTGGTGCAACAGGCTTCTTGGGTAAAG TATTCATAGAGAAGATACTGCGAACGGTGCCTGATGTTGGCAAGATATATCTCCTAATCAAGGCGAAAGACATGGAAGCTGCAATGGAAAGATTGAATAATGAA ATAATTAATACTGAACTTTTCAAGTCCCTCCAACAAGCTTATGGAAAATCATATCAATCTTTCATGTTAAGCAAGCTTGTTCCTGTAATTGGAAATGTTTGTGAATCCAATCTCGGTTTAGATGATGATACAGCTGATGTGATTGCGAAAGATGTTGATATAATTGTAAACTCTGCAGCTAATACTACTTTTGATGAAAG ATATGATGTTGCTCTTGACATTAATACCGGGGGGCCTACTCGTCTTATGAGTTTTGCCAAAAAATGCAAGAAACTCAACCTTTTCCTGCAAGTTTCTACAG CATATGTCAATGGACAAAGACAAGGAAAAATTATGGAAAAGCCGTTTAATGTAGGCGAGAGTATAGCACGCGAGAGTCTCATATATGGGAAACATATGCCAAAGTTGAACGTTGAAGACGAAATAAAAATGGTTTTGGAAACAAAGAAATTTTTGGGAGAAAATGAAATGGGTCAAAAGCTAAAAGAACTTGGATTGGAAAG GGCAAAGTTGTACGGGTGGCAAGACACGTACGTTTTCACTAAGGCGATGGGAGAAATGATGATTGATAAATTGGGAGGAGATATACCGGTAGTCATTATTCGGCCTAGTGTCATCGAAAGCACTTACAAAGAACCTTTTCCAGGATGGATGGAAGGAAACAG GATGATGGATCCAATAGTACTTTACTACGGAAAGGGACAACTAAGTGGATTTCTTGTTGACCCGAATGGTGTTCTTGATGTG GTTCCAGCCGATATGGTGGTGAATGCCACCCTTGCGGCAATGTCAAAACACTTATCCGGTGGTAAAACCGAAGATAACTACATATATCAAATAGCTTCATCTGTAGTGAACCCATTGGTCTTTAAGGATTTAGCAAGCTTACTTTATGAACACTTTAATTCTTCTCCATGTTTGGACTTAAAAGGGAGGCCGGTTAATGTACCAATTATGCAACTTTATCGGTCTATGGAAGATTTCTCCGCTCATTTATGGAAAGATGCAGTCAATAGAATCGGACTCAATAGTTCGGGTTCTACAAGTAAAGGGAAATTTTCACTTAAACTTGAaaacatttgcaagaaatcagtagagcAAGCACAATATTTGGCAAATATATATGAACCATACACATTTTATGGTGGAAG GTTTGATAATAGCAACACTCAGAAGTTGATGGGAATGATGTCAGAAGAAGAAAACAAGACATTTGGATTTGATGTGGGGAAAATAGATTGGAGAGATTACATTTCAAATGTTCATATTCCTGGATTAAGGAGGCATGTAATGAAGGGAAGAGGAATGTGCACTTAA